Proteins encoded in a region of the Verrucomicrobiota bacterium genome:
- a CDS encoding NAD(P)-dependent oxidoreductase, whose product MSSLFRVALTGDSFKNGVPVYPDFDLSLLKGTEGIEVVPFEEHRPEIGPDQLEGVQGVIVLTPAVSRASLARSEDLLVVSRFGVGFEKVDVAACTEANVVLCTAVGAVDRPVAEATVGWMIALSHNMRMKDRLVREGQWDRRSGFMGSELRGHTLGIVGLGGIGRTLVKLLDGFGMNRPLAFDPFLDAQAASELGVDLVELNELMEQADFVSVHCPLNEQTTNLISHHELSLMKPTAYLINTARGGIINEDALFEVLSSDQIAGAALDCFVGEPINSPHRFGELDNVILAPHSIAWTHELFRDIGSTASQSIIDLAQGRRPRSSINPEVFDKVSFQKKWERLKIDLM is encoded by the coding sequence ATGAGTTCGCTGTTTCGAGTCGCGTTGACCGGGGATAGTTTTAAGAATGGCGTTCCGGTATACCCGGATTTCGATTTGAGTCTGCTCAAAGGAACCGAAGGTATTGAGGTGGTGCCTTTCGAGGAACATAGACCCGAAATTGGGCCAGACCAACTGGAGGGAGTCCAAGGGGTGATTGTGCTGACCCCTGCGGTGTCCCGTGCGAGTCTTGCACGAAGTGAGGACCTGTTGGTTGTCAGTCGTTTCGGGGTGGGTTTCGAGAAAGTAGACGTAGCTGCTTGCACGGAAGCCAACGTTGTTCTTTGCACCGCGGTGGGTGCCGTTGATCGTCCTGTTGCCGAGGCGACGGTTGGCTGGATGATCGCCTTGAGCCATAACATGCGCATGAAAGATCGGCTGGTGCGTGAAGGCCAGTGGGACAGACGTAGTGGTTTTATGGGATCTGAGTTGCGCGGACATACACTTGGGATTGTTGGTCTGGGTGGTATCGGACGCACCCTGGTAAAACTTTTGGACGGATTTGGCATGAATCGCCCCTTGGCTTTTGACCCGTTTCTAGATGCCCAGGCAGCATCTGAACTTGGGGTGGATTTGGTCGAACTCAACGAACTCATGGAGCAGGCAGATTTTGTGAGCGTGCATTGTCCTTTGAACGAACAGACGACAAATCTAATATCGCATCACGAATTATCTCTGATGAAACCGACCGCTTATCTGATCAACACAGCGCGTGGTGGTATCATCAACGAGGACGCTCTTTTTGAAGTGCTTAGTTCAGATCAAATAGCAGGCGCGGCGCTCGATTGTTTTGTGGGAGAACCCATTAACAGCCCACATCGATTTGGTGAATTGGATAACGTAATTTTAGCACCCCATAGTATCGCGTGGACCCATGAACTGTTTCGAGACATTGGTTCTACTGCCAGCCAAAGCATCATCGATCTCGCTCAAGGACGGCGCCCTCGTAGTTCAATCAATCCTGAGGTGTTCGATAAAGTTTCTTTCCAAAAAAAGTGGGAGCGTTTGAAAATCGATCTCATGTGA
- a CDS encoding TonB-dependent receptor plug domain-containing protein yields MKLKNNRLLYALIAVLTLGIVGGLSPLTAQEDDEDVFTLSPFTIDEQENVGYLARSSLAGTRLKTPLRDIAATISVVTEEFMDDTGSTDLQELLVYTANTEVLGIGGNFANPDESRSVGGVLDAQFTRPTQNTRVRGLAAADLTRNYFPTIVAMDSYNTSRVVINRGANSILFGLGSPAGIINNQIIAPVFENHGEVSFQYGSYDSHRTEFDVEKVLIEDKLSIRVAALNEEQFYQQKPAFEHDSRITIAGEWRPYENTIVRATYENGSITANRPRSIPPQDMVSRWFDVSPLGIAKPTHNGHEAFQLFLRETPTVKGS; encoded by the coding sequence ATGAAACTCAAAAATAACAGACTGCTGTACGCGCTAATCGCTGTACTAACTCTCGGTATAGTCGGCGGACTATCCCCGTTAACTGCCCAAGAAGACGATGAAGACGTTTTTACCTTAAGTCCTTTCACCATTGATGAACAGGAGAACGTGGGTTACCTGGCCCGGTCTTCCCTGGCTGGAACCCGCTTGAAAACTCCGTTGAGGGATATCGCGGCTACAATCAGTGTTGTCACCGAAGAGTTTATGGACGATACCGGATCCACGGATTTGCAGGAGCTGCTGGTCTACACGGCAAATACCGAAGTCCTCGGTATCGGAGGCAATTTCGCCAATCCGGATGAGTCGAGATCAGTTGGCGGGGTTTTGGATGCGCAGTTTACCAGGCCGACTCAAAATACCCGTGTGCGTGGCTTGGCGGCAGCTGACCTTACACGTAATTATTTTCCGACCATCGTCGCGATGGATTCTTACAACACCAGTCGGGTTGTGATTAATCGCGGGGCGAATTCGATCCTGTTCGGCCTGGGTAGTCCGGCCGGTATCATCAATAACCAAATCATAGCACCGGTCTTCGAGAATCACGGAGAAGTTTCGTTTCAGTATGGAAGCTACGATTCTCATCGGACGGAGTTCGATGTGGAAAAAGTATTAATCGAAGATAAGCTATCCATTCGTGTAGCTGCACTGAATGAAGAGCAATTCTACCAGCAGAAGCCAGCATTTGAGCACGACAGTCGCATCACCATCGCCGGTGAGTGGCGCCCATACGAGAATACAATTGTGCGTGCGACCTACGAGAATGGATCGATCACTGCAAACCGTCCACGCTCGATTCCTCCGCAGGACATGGTAAGCCGGTGGTTTGATGTGTCTCCCCTCGGAATTGCGAAACCGACTCATAATGGTCATGAAGCATTCCAGCTGTTTCTTCGTGAGACTCCAACAGTTAAAGGATCGTAG
- a CDS encoding aldolase/citrate lyase family protein: protein MKINALKKLRAKLAADEPVYGLWITLESASLTDMAVSLGLDWVVVDAEHGHLGWKEINEHVRAGLRSDTVVLVRIAERSTSLTKRVLDIGADGIVVPWVETVEDVEAAILDCRYPPEGRRGIGGERATAWGQALVEHTESANEHVLVIPLIERVEAVPNVAAMCALDGVDVLFFGPADFSASAGYRGQWEGPGVAEQILELKDTIRAAGKQCGLITKSIEDLQQRRDQGFRMIGLGSDAGLFLRSLHESLKAVDRDRMPTTSLDPRDGEGGAL, encoded by the coding sequence ATGAAAATCAACGCCCTGAAAAAACTCCGAGCTAAGCTGGCCGCGGACGAACCTGTCTATGGTCTTTGGATTACCCTTGAGTCGGCTTCACTGACCGACATGGCGGTTTCCCTCGGCTTGGATTGGGTTGTGGTGGATGCCGAACACGGGCATCTTGGTTGGAAGGAAATTAACGAACACGTAAGAGCAGGCCTGCGCAGTGATACGGTTGTGTTGGTCAGGATAGCGGAAAGGAGCACTTCACTCACTAAACGTGTTTTGGACATCGGAGCGGATGGAATCGTGGTTCCCTGGGTCGAAACGGTGGAAGATGTGGAAGCTGCAATTCTTGATTGTCGCTACCCTCCAGAAGGACGGCGCGGTATCGGAGGTGAACGCGCTACTGCCTGGGGACAGGCTCTGGTCGAGCATACAGAATCTGCGAATGAGCATGTGCTGGTAATACCGCTTATTGAGCGTGTGGAAGCGGTTCCCAATGTCGCGGCCATGTGCGCCTTGGACGGAGTGGATGTTTTGTTTTTTGGCCCCGCAGATTTTTCTGCGAGTGCGGGGTATCGCGGTCAGTGGGAGGGACCGGGAGTTGCCGAACAGATTTTAGAATTAAAGGACACGATTCGGGCAGCTGGGAAACAGTGCGGGTTGATTACAAAAAGTATTGAGGACTTACAGCAGCGTCGGGATCAGGGATTTCGCATGATTGGACTCGGATCTGACGCCGGTCTCTTTTTGCGATCACTGCATGAATCGCTAAAAGCGGTCGACCGAGATCGAATGCCGACAACCAGTCTCGACCCAAGGGACGGAGAAGGAGGGGCTCTATGA